A segment of the Zonotrichia leucophrys gambelii isolate GWCS_2022_RI chromosome 25, RI_Zleu_2.0, whole genome shotgun sequence genome:
AGGTGCAGCAGGGCCAGTCCCAGTGTGCAGAACGGAGGGGCGGCAGCACCAGTGTGGGGAGACACTGTCAAACTTAATGTTCCTCTCGTAACCAGCAACGTTCTTGACAACTAATAAACTTGAGAGACCTTCAGTTTGGTGCCTGCGTTTAAAAGCACATGACTCTCCACGCAtggggaagctgctgcttttgtcgTGTCACAGGAAGGGTTTCACCCTTAGCCTTTGGACTAGGAGAGGGACGtgagctgcctgagaactcaGTGGCTGAGCGAGAACCGCCTGGAGCGCTGGAATGCCTGCAAGCAGCCGTGACCCAGAGCCgcgggctggctcctgcttGGCTGTTACATGGGAAATGTCGCTTTTTTTATTCTCTAACCGAGCtgaactttgtttcttttctccttgaaTTCTTCAGGCTTGATCGTTTTATTTCCCTCAAAGTCGCTGGGGGGCAGGGCGGGCACTGGGGAGAGAAGGACGGGTTTGTCTCGCTGCTTCGCTTCGGGGCCGGGCTTCCCGCTCCGGGAGGCGGCAGATTCTTCAAAAACCGCGgtgtttttgttgtggtttggtTCGGACCGGGCGCAGCCCCGCTCCGGGAGGCGGCAGTTTCTCACCGCGgtgtttttgttgtggtttggtTCGGaccgggagcggccccgccgaGCGGCGCGAACCCCGCCCGCGCCGCGCGCATTCTTCCCGCGCTCCGTTCTTCCCGCCTCCGTTCCCGCGCTGGCGGCCGTTAGGGGCGGGGCCCGGCGCCCCGGCCAATGGGCAGTGGCGGCGACGGCGGCGCACCCGggccatggcggcggcggcgggcggcgatGGCGGCGCGGGCGGGGCTGAGGGCGGCGGGGCCGATGGCGGGGACGAGCCCGCaccggcggcggccccggggcgcGCCCAGGTGTTCAGCACCGTGGTGGACACGTTCCTGGAGAAACTGGTGGCCGCCGGGAGGTGAggcgggggcagggagggagccctGAGCCCGGTGCCAACCGTGCCGTGACACTGAGCTCACCGGACCCCCGGGAGCAGCCCCGGACCCGGCTCTGAGTCTGAGCTTGGTCCTGACCCGGTCCCAACCGTGAGCCCGGTCCCACTCGTGCCGTGACACTGAGCCCACCGGATCCACGGGAGCAGCCGGCTCTGACCCTGAGCCTGGTCCTGACCCGGTCCCAACCGTGAGCCCAGTCCCAACCGTGCCGTGACACTGAGGCCGCCCTGATCCCCGGGAGCAGTCCTGGACCCGGCTCTGAGCCTGGCCCGACCCGGCCCCACCGTGAGCCCGGTCCCACTCGTGCCGTGCCTCTGAGCCCGCCCTGATCCCCGGGAGCAGCCCTGCCGCCGGCCCCATCACTAACACGCCTCCGGTTCTGATCCTGCCCTCCTTGCAGCTACCAGAGGTTCGTCAGCTGCTACCGTTGCTTCTACAAGCTGCAGCCGCAGCTGACCAGGAGCATCTACGATCAGTTCATCTCCCAGCTCCAGACGTCCATCAAGGTGAGCAAGGGAGCCACCCGGGGGCCGGTGGAAAAATGCTGAGCAGGTTGATATTAAGGGCAGCAAATATATTTCCTAAATGTAAAGCAGAAAGTTGAGGCTGCTCTCCAGAGTTCTGCCTTCCCCAGAAAAAGCTGCGGGATCGTTCAGGAGAACACCACTGGGACTATGGAGTCAAAGCAcggccaaggccaccactgaaccatgtccctgagtgccacatccacacatctgTTAAGTACCCCCAGGAATTGTGATTCACAGGGTGTTCATCATCCATGGTTCCAGCTTTTCATCCAGAGCAAAGCCAGAAGGACTTTGGATAagggatggagtgacaggacaaggggaatggttTCCCCcagttagatgggatattgggaaggaattccctgtgagggtggggaggccctggcacagggtgcgCAGAATTTAAGGCcgggttggacagggcttggagcagcctgggatagtggaaggtggaaggaaatgtgctttaaggtccctttgaACCCAAACAATTCCCTGATTCCCTGACCATCCAAGGCTCACAAGCAGAGTGGTGCCTGTGTTTGCTCACCTCGTGTCCTTCCTTCTCAGGAGGAGATCCAGGAGGTGAAGAATGAAGGGAATCTGGAGGGACTCTTCAGTTTGCTGGATAAGATCGTGGAGGAGGCCAAGGACCGGGAGGAGCCAGCGTGGTATGGATGGCTGGGATGGGAGTCGTGTTCCTGCAAGGCCACCAGGCACttcctgggctgggtttgggtgtCCTGTTGGCCTCATGCTGCAAGGGAGGGTCTGAAAGCTGCTGTATCTTTACAGCACTGTCACTGGGcctaaaacacacaaaaatcagTTTAATCTGTTCTTCTCTGGGTTCAGGATCCATTTCCACTCCCTTAGTGCAGGGAGGTCAGTGCCACTGAGCTGGGGGGTTTGGGCACAGCACCTGTCCTACAGCAGAGTCCCCCTGTGTGCTCTTCGTGTCCCTGGCTCAGGGCCTCAGCAGACACTGGAGACACTGGGGACTGACCAGAAACACAGGattttgtgtgtctgtgctgaggGGGTGAGGAGATCCTCATGTTCCAAGCACCCACTTAGGGCCAGGCTTGGGgaagagctccctgtgccctccagtggggctctggctgtgctgggttccctgtgccagaggaaactctggcagcagctcagcagctgtgtgggacCAGTGCTGGGCAGCATCTCTGGCCAGGGTCTATGTACAAATCACCAACAGGATGGGACTGCTGCTtgagctgtttattttccagcatcagtctcattccaTGGTGATGACAGTGggaagctgccagcagctcacatcccaggcagcagacaaagaacttaatgCTACAACTCACTTgaaaagttttttgaccaatcacacaaagcaaaagcacattgacagtagttccatcTGACCACTATAATCACatgtacctttggttaaacaatacttgcttatttcaaatacaatacctgcttggaagccttaaaacacaatgtacagagctccattattaagcttcaaactcCATAATATCTCCCtagatatatttttctttagcttagggagttattctagacaagtaGAATATGCTTGTGAATCTGCTGTAGGGCCTTAGAGCAGATCTGTGCAAGGAGGAAACTGCAGCTCACCCTGAGTGTTGGGATGGGAGCAGTGCCTTGCTTTACCCCAGTCCAAGGGATGATATGATGAGCCCCCCATTATTAAGCCtagaacttcctaatatctcactagatattcttttctgcagtttagggagttattctagacaaatAGAATATGCTTGTGAATCTGCTCTGGCTGTTGGATAGAGCAGATGTGTTCAAGGAGGAAACTCCAGCTCATCCTGAGTGTTGGGATGGGGGCAGAGAGGTGTCATCCTTTACCCCAGTCCAGGGGATGATATGGTGAGCCCCCCATGattaagcttagaacttcctaatatctcagTAGATACACTTTTATTTAGCTTAgggagtttttcttttctttttttttcttttcttttctttcttttcgccttttcttctctcctctccttcctctctttaCTTGCcggtttccttttcctttctatccTTCCTAttcctttccttgtcctttcctcctcctttcctttctttccctttctttcctttcctttcctttcctttcctttcctttcctttcttttcttccttcctttcccttcctttccctttctttcctttcctttcccctttcctttccctttcctttccctttttccctttccttccccctttcctttcccctttcctttccttttttccctttctttccctttcctttcccctttctttccctttcctttcccttttcctttccctttcctttcccttctttcccttttccttttcccttttcctttccctttcctttccctttccttttcccctttctttcctttcctttcctctttcctttctttccttttcttcccctttctttcccctttcctttcttccttcctctcctctctctcttttccttttcttttcctttccttttcttttctttctttttccttttcttttctttttttgtgaatCTGCTCTGGCCCTTAGAGCAGATCTGTTCTGGGAGGGAACTCCAGCTCACCCTGAGGGTTGGGataggagcagagcagtgctttGCTTTACCCCAATCCAGGGGATGATGTGCTGAGCCCCCTCAGAAGGCCAGGCTTGCTGGAGGACACTCCCTGCCGTCTCCCCAAGGCTGCTCCCAcactctgcagcctcccagtTTACAAAAGTACAGGTGCAATGCTCTGTTaatgtgaccgtgttcacaggggttgagggaagagatgaggatctgactccatgtttcaggaggattggtttattattttattatatatattatattaaaactatactaaaagaatagaagaaaggatttctagctaagaatagaaaaagaatgataacaaaggtttgtggctcaggctctgtgtctgagccagctgactgtgattggccattaattagaaacaaccacatgagaccaatcacagatgcacctgttgcattccacagcagcagataatcaatgtttacatgttgttcctgaggcctcacagtttctcaggaggaaaaatcccaaggaaaggatttttcataaaagatgtctgcgacatgtCAATACACAGACCATTCTTCTATTTGTCCTTTTATAACTTtcctgctgaccaatctcatggctgttGCTTATCTGTAATGACATTTTTGCTATCTCTGAGCCCTGATTTTGCAGCTGTCCCACCCCCCTGATGctgagagcccagggcagggtgtaTTGTGTGTTCTGGGTGCTCCCTTGCAGGCGGCCCAGCGGGGTCCCGGCGCGGGACGTGCGCAGCGCCCTGGTGCCGTTCCTGCTGCGCCACCGCTCCCACCTGCGCCGGGCgctgcaggagaggcagcacaggagcagcagcctggcccaggAGGTGctcaagggcagggacagcattgcagagctgcagcaggtgaTCCAGGCTCGCCAGGAGGCCTGGCAGGTAAAACACACCAGAAAACCCAGACCAGACTgacccaaaccaccccaaaaccggaccaaaccaaccccaaccggaccaaaccaacccaaaccagaccaaaccaaccccaaccggaccaacccaacccaaaccagaccaaaccaacccaaaccggaccaacccaacccaaaccagaccaaaacaccccaaaaccagaccaaaccatcccaaaccggaccaacccaacccaaaccagaccaaaacaccccaaaaccagaccAAACCCAAcgaccaaaccaacccaaaccagaccaaaccaaaccaacccaaacctaaccaaccaacccaaccagaccaaaaccaaccaacacaGCAAACCAGACCAAACCAAGACCAAGTAAACCAGACCTGACCAAGCCAACCAACACCAAACCAGACTAGACCAACCCAACACAAACCggaccaacccaacccaaaccagacCAGACTgacccaaaccaacccaaactagaccaaaccaccccaaaaccagaccAAACCAACCCAAGCCAGACAAACCCAGACCAAAGCAGACCCAACCTAAACCAGACCAACCCAAACCAGACCAacaaccaacccaaccaaccaacccaaccaccAAACCAGACCAAGCTAACCAACCATCAACCAAACCACAGACCAGACCAACCCAACCAGACCAACAAACCAACCTAAACCAAACCACAACCCCAGACCAGCCAAACCAACCCCAACCACCAGACCAAACAACCCAACCAATCAACCCAACCTAAACCAAACCACACCAACCCAAACCAGACCagcccaaaccaaccaacccaaaccaacccagaCCAGACCAACCCACGCTAAACCAGaccaaccaaaccaacccagCCCAACCTCATTCTCACAGCACCTGGAGAACGAGGCTCTGGAATGACTTTCAAAGCCTCCACTTCCCCAGGACCTCCCCAGCAGCCAAGTCCTGCTGAAACTTTAGGTGTGGACATTGGAGCTCTCAGGTGcttttccctgtgcagtgggTGGGGTGTGGGCTGTGGGTGGTCCCAGGGGAGGTGAGGAGGATTTTGTGTTCTGCACGTGCAGGGAACAGCAGTGTGTGCCAACATTCCACCCTGAGTGTGGCAGGGTGGGAGAGGCTccatgctgagctctgtgggtTGTGTTCCTTCCAGGCAATCACTAAGGAGCAACGAGAACTGATCATGgcactccaggagctccagtgATGTCCCACAGACTCTGCTGAGACAGCTCATCATCCCACAGCACTGATGGGACAAGGTGTGTGCACTGAGAATCACCCCATCAGGCCACTGGAGACTGCAGAGGGACTGgaacagctgctgggctggcatgggttgattgaaaacaaaaaaccaacaaaagaaacaaaaaaaaccaacattgGTATCTTTGGAAATGGGTGGCAGTTCCCTATTTCCTACTCAGCCTGACAGAGGAGTGTCACAAAGTGTGTCTGTGCTCTCATCTGCTGTACTCAGTGCTGTGACAGGCCTGGTTCCAATTTCCAAAGCCACATTTGGGCGTTTGTAGCTGTTTTAGCTGTGTGTTAGACAAAATTCAGTGCCTTaagccccagggcaggctgtgctggggtcaCAGCCAAGGCTCCTGCCTTGTTTGCAGGTTCATTGAGTCCCTGTGCTCACTGCCCTTGCagatgtggcagcagctgctgccccaagTTCCTCGTTACCGTTCCTTCTGTTCTCTTCTGAAGTTATTTTCTGGCCCTGGTTCGCTCCCAGGGATCTGTGCAGAGGTTGGAACAGCCCTGCCTCCGCTTTGTGGCTTTGTAGCACAGggttttcatgtttttcctgTGGAATCTTCCAGAGCCAGACTGGCTTTCCCCACCCAGAGCTGTCTGTTGCTGCCTCTCCTGTTTGTGGGCTGGGGAAGCCAAGGgatctccctggcacagccccacctgTGAGTGGAGTGTTCCTCCAGCAtggacaggctgtgctggggctgcccagggaggcaggagagtcccctgcacctgcagaggttctgagggcacagctccagggttcctgccctgccctgtgcccagctgggatggggcagtggctgctgcaccacagcccagcctctgTCAGCAATTAGAGCAGCAGAGTGGCTGCAGCGtttcccctctgcctcccctctctgtgctggAATCTCCTCAATAAACTGGGGCTGTTCTTCCCAGCTtggctcctgctgtgctcttgGCCCACGTACTCTGTGTTTTATGGCTTTGTCTGACAAAAGGTCTgcttcagcagctctgtctgcCCCAAAGCCTCCGGTTctgctgcccaaggcagggctgggatttacAGGATCAAAAAAAGTGGTCAGGATGTGAAAGAGGAATGTTATTCAGGGGCTCTGAgtgccctggctgggatggtgttcacaggggtctgaggatgagggaagagacgaggatctgactccatgtttcaggaggctgatttattattttattacatatattacattaaaactatactaaaagaataaaagaaaggatttcttcagaagactagctaagaatagaaaaagaaagaatgataacaaaggctctgtctcgGACGTGTCTTGGACAGaaagtctgagccagctgactgtgattggccattaattagaaacaaccacatgagaccaatcccagatgcacctgttgcattccacagcaacagataaccatggtttacattttgttcctgaggcctttcagcttctcaggaggaaaaatcctaaggaaaggatttttcagaaaatatcatggctacaatTCACCTTGCAGCAGTTTTGGAAGGGCTGTGTGTCCATGGGGGAATtcactgtgacagtgttcacaggggttcttggatgagggaagaggcaaggatctgactccatgtttcagaaggcttgatttattattttatgatatatattgcattaaaactatactaaaagaatagaagaaaaggtttcatcagaaggctggctaagaatagaatggagtcataacaaaggtttgtggctcgggctctgtGTCCAAACCAGCTGGGCTGTTATtgaccattaattagaaacatccacatgagaccaatcccagatgcacctgttgcattccacagcagcagataaccattgtttacattttgttcctgaggcctttcagcttctcaggagggaaaaatcctaaggaaaggattttccataaaacgTGTCTGTGACACCCTGGCCACGCAGCATCTGCCCCTGGCGtgtggcagggaggagctgtgcagggaccaaggccatGGGCACCTCTCACCTCCCTCAGGGGTGCCCaaaagcagcacctgctgctcccccaAAACTGGGCCAGCACCCTCCCTTTGGGAACACCCCAAGGTTTTGGCAGGGAAGTCTCCCTGTGTTGCAGAAGATGATTCtggggtgctgggacagggcattgaggagcccccagtgccccctcaGCCATCCCGTggggcctgggcactgccagcctggcagggctgggcccacCAGCAAATCCCCCTGGCCTGGGGccactcctccctccctctgtggGCTCTGGCCGGGCACAGGGCACCGGGTTCATCCCAAACCACAattgccagctctgccagcagctccgGCCGTGGCGGATGTGCTGCAAATAACCCTGGTGGGGCCGGGCCCCCCTTGCCGAGGCCCCAGCGCCCTATAAAGGCACCCAGGAGCCGGGGCTGcgctcagcccagctcaggaggCACCATGagggccctgctcctgctcaccctcctggccctgctcgcCCTCGGCCTCTGCCGCAGAGGTACCGGGGAGCCCGGGgctgctgggggcactgggggtgaTGCTGTGGTTATTGGGGGTGATTCTGTGCCCGCTGGAGGTGATTCTGTGCCCTGGGGGTGatgctgggggcactgggggtgatgctgtgggcactgggggtGATGCTGTGGATATTGGGGGTGATTCCATGTGCACTGGGGGAGATTCTATGCCATGGGGTGATTCTGTGGACACTGGGGATGGCTCTGTGCCCACTGGGGGTGATTCTGTGGACATTAGGGGTGATTTGGTGCACTGGGGGTGATTCTGGACACTGGGGGTGATTCCATGGACACACTGAGGGTGATTCTGGACACTGGGAGTGATTCTGTGCCCCTGGGGTGATTCTGTGGATATCAGGGGTGATTCTGTGCCCTGGGGATGACTCTCTGGACGCTGGAGGTGATTCTGTGGACTCTGGGGGTGATTTTATGGACACTGGGGATTATTCTGGACACTGGGAGTGATTTTATGGACACTGGGGCTGATTCTGTGCCCACTGGGGGTGATTCTGTGCCCTGGGAAGGGCCCTGGAGGGAGCAAAGGGACTGGGCAAACTCTGCTGAGCTTTGGGGGGCACGGGGGTTCAATGGAGAAATAGAGACCGGGACATCCTTCAGCAGACTGGGGGGGACTCAGGGACGGACGTGAGCCCCAAAATGAGTGgggtgagagcagagcagggtgggagggaagagcaggacCCCCCTGTGAGCGCGGCCACCCCTCCGTGTCACCCACAGCTGCCGCCGATGGCTCTGCCAGCACCAAGGACTCGCCCAGCTCCGAAGGTGAgtgagcctggggacaggggacacacacgggggacacacacaggggacaggggacacacacacgGGGGACAGGAGAcccacacacaggggacacacacacaggggacacacacagggcacaggggacaggggacacacacagggcacaggggacatacacacaggggacaggggacacacacagggcacaggggacaggtcacacacaggggacaggggacacacacgGGGGACACACacgggggacaggggacacacacacaggggacacacacgGGGGACAggagacacacacaggggacaggggacacacacgggggacaggggacacacacacagggcacaggggacacacacaggggacaggggacacacacacaggggacacacaggggacaggggacacacacgggggacaggggacacacacacaggggacaggggacacacacaggggacacacacgggggacaggggacacacacacaggggacaggtgacaggacccccctgacccccctgtccctgcagccttccTCTCCAGACGCGCCAGCGCC
Coding sequences within it:
- the PMF1 gene encoding polyamine-modulated factor 1; its protein translation is MAAAAGGDGGAGGAEGGGADGGDEPAPAAAPGRAQVFSTVVDTFLEKLVAAGSYQRFVSCYRCFYKLQPQLTRSIYDQFISQLQTSIKEEIQEVKNEGNLEGLFSLLDKIVEEAKDREEPAWRPSGVPARDVRSALVPFLLRHRSHLRRALQERQHRSSSLAQEVLKGRDSIAELQQVIQARQEAWQAITKEQRELIMALQELQ
- the BGLAP gene encoding LOW QUALITY PROTEIN: osteocalcin (The sequence of the model RefSeq protein was modified relative to this genomic sequence to represent the inferred CDS: inserted 1 base in 1 codon; substituted 1 base at 1 genomic stop codon): MGQAPAVADVLQITLVGPGPPCRGPSALXRHPGAGAALSPAQXGTMRALLLLTLLALLALGLCRRAAADGSASTKDSPSSEAFLSRRASAELVQRQKRNAGHGSSGPGAPPDPLEAKREVCELNPDCDELADQIGLQEAYRRYYGLV